In Rattus norvegicus strain BN/NHsdMcwi chromosome 1, GRCr8, whole genome shotgun sequence, a genomic segment contains:
- the Or10ab4 gene encoding olfactory receptor Olr245, with protein MGNHTTVTTFLLWGFSSFPELQNLLFVVIFLSHMTILIANASIMVAIKLNHNLHTPMYFFLFALSFSETCTTMVILPRILVDLLSESKVISLPECATQMFFFFGLAGNNCFIMAAMSYDRYTAIHSPLHYHIFMTQKVCFQLIMASCVIGFLCSLSITFTIFNLSFCDSNTIQHFFCDISPLVYLACDYTAHHAMIIFMLSAFVLVGSFVLIMISYIFIVFLVVKMPSAQGRHKAFSTCSSHLTVVTMHYGFACFVYLIPKNSGSFHEDMLMAVTYTVLTPLLNPIVYSLRNKEMQTALRKVLYSVNKILPCLAITNPEHLRTTIKH; from the coding sequence ATGGGCAATCACACCACAGTGACCACATTCCTTCTGTGGGGTTTTTCCAGTTTCCCAGAGCTACAAAATCTACTCTTTGTTGTGATTTTCCTTTCCCATATGACCATCCTCATAGCAAATGCATCCATTATGGTGGCCATCAAACTCAATCACAACCTTCACActcccatgtactttttcctctttgctttgtccttttcagaAACATGCACCACTATGGTGATCTTGCCCCGAATATTAGTGGACTTGCTTTCAGAGAGCAAGGTCATCTCTCTCCCTGAGTgtgccacacagatgtttttcttctttgggcTGGCTGGTAACAACTGTTTCATCATGGCTGCCATGTCCTATGACCGTTACACTGCCATTCACAGCCCTCTGCATTATCATATCTTTATGACCCAAAAGGTCTGCTTTCAGCTTATAATGGCTTCCTGTGTCATTGGGTTCCTTTGTTCTCTCAGCATCACCTTCACCATATTCAACTTGTCTTTCTGTGACTCCAACACTATCCAGCACTTTTTCTGTGATATTTCACCCTTGGTTTACCTTGCATGTGACTACACTGCTCATCATGCAATGATTATTTTTATGCTTTCTGCATTTGTTCTGGTGGGCAGCTTTGTTTTAATCATGATTTCCTACATCTTCATAGTATTCCTTGTTGTGAAAATGCCTTCTGCACAGGGGAGGCATAAGGCATTCTCAACCTGTTCCTCTCACCTCACAGTTGTGACTATGCACTATGGATTTGCCTGCTTTGTCTACTTGATACCCAAGAACAGTGGGTCCTTCCATGAAGACATGCTGATGGCTGTCACATATACAGTACTGACACCTCTGCTCAACCCCATTGTTTACAGcctaagaaataaagaaatgcagACAGCCCTGAGGAAGGTACTATACAGTGTCAATAAAATTTTACCTTGTTTGGCAATTACAAATCCTGAACATTTAAGAACAACTATTAAACACTGA
- the Or5p6 gene encoding olfactory receptor Olr244 yields MAFLEDGNHTAVTEFILFGLTRDPVLRVILFIVILCIYLVTVSGNLSTILLIRVSSQLHHPMYFFLSHLAFADIGYSSSVTPNMLVNFLVERHTISYIGCAIQLGSVVFFGSSECFILAAMAYDRFMAICNPLLYSTKMSTQVCVQLLLIAYIGGFLNTWSFTICFYSLVFCGPNGVNHFFCDFAPLIELSCSDVSVSATVPSFTAGSIIVVTVIVIAISYIYILITILKMHSNEGRQKAFSTCTSHLTAVTLFYGTITFIYVMPKSTFSTDQNKVVSVFYMVVIPMLNPLIYSLRNNEIKGALKRQIGRKIFS; encoded by the coding sequence ATGGCTTTCCTGGAGGATGGGAACCACACTGCAGTGACAGAGTTCATTTTATTTGGATTAACACGTGACCCAGTTCTTAGAGTCATCCTCTTTATCGTCATCCTGTGCATCTACCTAGTGACTGTGTCTGGGAACCTCAGCACCATCCTTCTCATCAGAGTCTCCTCCCAGCTCCATcaccccatgtacttctttctcagTCACTTGGCTTTTGCTGACATAGGTTATTCATCTTCTGTCACACCCAATATGCTTGTCAACTTCCTGGTAGAAAGACACACAATATCCTACATTGGTTGTGCCATCCAGCTAGGTTCAGTTGTCTTCTTTGGATCAAGCGAGTGCTTCATTCTGGCTGCCATGGCTTATGATCGCTTCATGGCAATCTGCAACCCACTGCTTTATTCAACCAAAATGTCCACACAAGTCTGTGTCCAATTGCTCCTAATTGCGTACATAGGTGGTTTTCTTAACACATGGTCTTTCACTATATGTTTCTATTCATTAGTCTTCTGTGGGCCCAATGGCGTCAAtcactttttctgtgattttgCTCCATTAATAGAACTGTCCTGTTCTGATGTCAGTGTCTCTGCAACTGTTCCTTCATTCACAGCTGGATCCATTATTGTAGTGACAGTGATTGTCATAGCCATCTCCTACATCTACATCCTTATTACCATTCTTAAGATGCATTCCAACGAGGGTCGACAGAAGGCTTTCTCTACCTGCACTTCCCACCTCACTGCAGTCACTCTGTTCTATGGGACCATTACATTCATTTATGTGATGCCCAAGTCCACCTTCTCCACAGACCAGAACAAGGTGGTGTCTGTGTTCTACATGGTGGTGATCCCCATGTTGAACCCCCTCATCTACAGTCTCAGAAATAATGAGATTAAGGGTGCTCTGAAAAGACAGATAggcaggaaaatattttcttag